The Schistocerca cancellata isolate TAMUIC-IGC-003103 chromosome 4, iqSchCanc2.1, whole genome shotgun sequence genome contains a region encoding:
- the LOC126185193 gene encoding uncharacterized protein LOC126185193 gives MENDGDKRPLSEPDLRKHDLAKSKNVSSRDSSRDVVAKQRERPLDLTVKGQKLVTARGQYSRYRKVWGKHLQEVESPLQEMRRLMGTLEMKQPVPASSTSQDTAQANSKIKQTQEQSADSN, from the exons ATG GAGAACGATGGTGATAAGCGTCCACTCAGCGAGCCGGATTTGAGAAAACATGATTTGGCGAAATCGAAGAACGTGAG TAGTCGCGATTCTTCGCGAGATGTCGTTGCTAAGCAAAGAGAGCGTCCACTTGATCTAACTGTGAAAGGCCAGAAGTTGGTCACAGCACGAGGGCAGTACTCCAGATACCGCAAGGTGTGGGGTAAACATTTGCAAGAAGTAGAGAGCCCACTTCAGGAAATGCGTCGTTTAATGGGCACCCTGGAAATGAAGCAACCTGTGCCAGCATCAAGTACCAGTCAGGATACTGCACAGgccaacagtaagataaaacagactcAGGAACAAAGTGCAGACTCAAATTGA